The Panicum hallii strain FIL2 chromosome 9, PHallii_v3.1, whole genome shotgun sequence genome has a window encoding:
- the LOC112878295 gene encoding endoplasmic reticulum oxidoreductin-1, protein MSPPIYQHPLNSNAPDHPHTIAPTRTRGENSFESSQISLLEASAPARVTTTKPAPMENGAAAGVGGGNRRRGGRWRYAAAGALLVALLAVAVSSRSFPGAPSSSPGGCGCPAARKYTGMVEDCCCDYETVDSINEEVLHPTLQELVKLPFFRYFKVKLWCDCPFWPDDGMCRLRDCSVCECPDNEFPEPFKKPYNGLSPDSMICQEGKPQAAVDKTLDTKVFKGWVETDNPWTSDDETDNNEMTYVNLQLNPERYTGYTGDSARRIWDSIYKENCPKYPSEELCHEKKALYKLISGLHSSISVHIAYDYLLDESTNLWGQNLPLLYDRVLKYPERVQNLYFTYLFVLRAVTKAADYLEQAEYNTGNPEDDLKTQSLVKQLLYHPKLRSACPKPFDEAKLWQGENGPELKQEIQKQFRNISAIMDCVGCEKCRLWGKLQVLGLGTALKILFSVDGDNILNQPLQLQRNEVIALFNLLNRLSESVKFVHEKGSSIEEVIKEQSPPTVQKGASKPNLKLDFL, encoded by the exons ATGTCCCCACCAATATACCAACACCCGTTAAATTCCAACGCCCCAGACCATCCCCACACCATCGCCCCGACTCGAACACGGGGCGAAAATTCCTTCGAGTCCTCTCAGATCTCGCTTCTGGAAGCTTCCGCGCCGGCGCGGGTGACGACCACGAAGCCCGCTCCCATGGAGAACGGCGCCGCGGCCGGCGTCGGTGGGGGCAACCGCCgacgcggcggccggtggcggtATGCGGCCGCGGGTGCCCTCCTCGTGGCCCTCCTCGCCGTGGCCGTGAGCTCCCGCAGCTTCCCGGGCGCCCCCTCCTCTTCGCCAGGAGGCTGCGGCTGCCCT GCTGCGAGGAAGTACACGGGGATGGTGGAGGACTGCTGCTGCGACTATGAGACTGTGGACTCTATCAATGAGGAGGTCCTGCATCCGACCCTGCAGGAACTCGTCAAGTTACCCTTCTTCAGGTACTTCAAG GTTAAATTGTGGTGTGACTGCCCTTTTTGGCCTGATGATGGAATGTGCCGGCTTAGAGACTGTAGTGTCTGTGAGTGCCCAGATAATGAGTTCCCTGAACCATTCAAGAAGCCTTACAATGGACTTTCTCCAGATAGTATGATATGTCAAGAAGGAAAACCACAGGCTGCTGTTGATAAAACCCTTGACACCAAGGTTTTCAAAGGATGGGTTGAAACTGACAATCCATGGACATCTGATGACGAGACTGATAATA ATGAGATGACTTACGTGAATCTTCAACTGAATCCTGAACGATACACTGGCTATACTGGTGATTCAGCGAGAAGGATATGGGACTCTATTTACAAAGAAAACTGCCCAAAAT ATCCCTCAGAAGAACTGTGTCATGAGAAGAAGGCATTGTACAAGCTTATTTCAGGGTTGCACTCCTCAATTTCAGTGCATATTGCTTACGATTATCTTCTTGATGAATCTACTAACTTG TGGGGACAAAACCTTCCTTTGCTGTATGACCGTGTCCTGAAGTACCCAGAGCGTGTCCAAAATCTGTACTTCACCTACCTGTTTGTTCTTCGAGCAGTGACAAAG GCAGCAGATTATCTTGAGCAGGCTGAGTACAATACTGGCAATCCTGAAGACGATTTGAAAACACAATCTCTTGTGAAGCAATTGCTTTACCATCCCAAGTTGAGATCTGCATGCCCAAAACCTTTTGATGAAGCGAAACTCTGGCAAGGCGAGAATGGTCCTGAGCTAAAGCAAGAGATTCAGAAGCAATTTAGAAACATTAG TGCAATTATGGACTGCGTTGGCTGCGAGAAGTGCCGACTATGGGGAAAGCTCCAAGTTCTTGGTCTCGGAACTGCACTGAAAATTCTTTTCTCCGTTGATGGAGATAACATTTTGAATCAGCCA TTGCAGCTGCAGAGAAATGAGGTCATTGCACTGTTCAATCTTCTGAATAGGCTGTCAGAATCTGTGAAGTTTGTACATGAAAAAGGATCATCAATTGAAGAAGTCATTAAGGAGCAGAGCCCTCCAACTGTTCAAAAGGGTGCTTCCAAGCCGAATCTTAAACTG GACTTCCTCTGA
- the LOC112876727 gene encoding uncharacterized protein LOC112876727, with the protein MASMKLLSLTCILLLLLSGLVVFGAAAAPEPCPVVCVQGGYITCDNYPYQKLDGCACECAPKDGVNCVLHLLVTGDSFNCSAAKA; encoded by the exons ATGGCCTCCATGAAGCTGCTCTCCCTCACctgcatcctcctcctcctcctctccg GGCTCGTCGTgttcggcgcggcggcggcgccggagccgTGCCCGGTGGTGTGCGTCCAGGGCGGGTACATCACCTGCGACAACTACCCCTACCAGAAGCTGGACGGCTGCGCGTGCGAGTGCGCGCCCAAGGACGGCGTCAACTGCGTGctccacctcctggtcaccggcGACTCGTTCAACTGCTCAGCAGCGAAGGCGTAG